Genomic DNA from Anguilla anguilla isolate fAngAng1 chromosome 17, fAngAng1.pri, whole genome shotgun sequence:
gggtcagtacacacacaggacaggggcagggtcagtacacacacagtgcaggggcggggtcagtacacacacagtgcaggggcggggtcagtacacacacagtgcaggggcggggtcagtacacacacagtgcaggggcggggtcagtacacacacagtgcaggggcggggtcagtacacacacagtgcaggggcggggtcagtacacacacaggacaggagcggggtcagtacacacacagtgcaggggCGGGGtaagtacacacacagtgcaggggCGGGGtaagtacacacacagtgcaggggcggggtcagcgtAGGCCAGCGCTCACCCTCATGGCGAAGGCGCGCTCACAGGCAGGGTAGGCGCAGCGGTGTTTGAGCAGCTGCAGGTGCGTCTTGCGGATGTGGTGCTGCAGGTTGAAGGTGGTGGAGAAGTAGCTCTGGCAGCCCTCCCGGGGACACAGCAGCACGGGCTTCTGCAGGGCGTGGCGTCGCCGGTGGCGACGGAGGGCCTCCCGCCTCCCAAAGCTCGCCTGGCACCGTGAGCAGGCGTAggacgctggggggggggggggaggaggagagagacgaCGTCATCGCTACGCCACGGCCGTCCGCCAAACAGccgccgggggggcggggcacgaCAGCTACGATGGGCGGGGCACGACAGCAGAGGGGTCATTCCAGGGGTGTGACGCTTCACTACAGTTCATTACAATCGCATTACtcaaacattacattcattacacAGTCTGCAAAGATTCTGCAGCaagctttacattacattgcatttatttggcagatgcttttatccaagatgatgtacaataagtgcataccggaGGTCACTGGAacgactacaaaacacaggcccaataaggtacaatactcattaacAGCctttaatgtacatttatttcctAAGCCAACACTGATGggcaggctggggggagggtgtaACCAGAAGCAGTGAGAGACTCGTTTAagaataaaaatctaaattagaGCCAACCGAAACTAATAATCACAGACAACAGGCAATTTAAGTTTTAAACACAGTATGTGTTCCAGGAAAATCCATCACGAGACTTCCTTGCTGATACATGGCACCTCACTGCAGCGAATTAGGTGTAATAAATTCACATCCCGAGTTACGGAAATAGGCCACATTTCTATCAACCAGCTCACAAATTTCTAAAGACCGCCAGAATTTGATCCCAAGCAAATGTGGAGGCTCCACGTGACAACCCTCCCGCCGCACTGAATTCTACGGTTCAAAAAAAGAAGTGCAGATGCTAGTTGGGCTGTTACAAACTGTAATGTCACTGGGTGAATTCGGGGATACAACTTGcgtgaattttttaaatctcactcaaaatacaaaacaacacTTCTCTCTGTCAACAGAGAATGTTTCTTCGTGTGGTCATATTTTCAGGCAGCACTCTCAATCAGTGACAGAAGAGACTGTAAAACGGCTGACCGTGCTAAAATTTACAACCCTGAATTTTCACTGGAACTCTACACACGAGCTTCACCACTTCGttaattcataattattttaaaatacctcTGCTCCAAACTATTATTAATACTACCTTTTTCTGTGCAAGTCAAATGTTATGCAGCTGAAATATTTAGTATTTCCCATTGCTTTAAACAAAAACTAACCTGCCTGCAGTGAATTAGACTGAATTAAACACAAACGTCCCTCGttaacattgctgtcaatcatcatctgtgcttaattagcaGTAATTACAATCAATGTAGTTAACTTGGGCAGTGCTCTTGGGATAATTGACATGGTTCGACAAAAAGGCCATCTTGCTAGCAGAGAACTGAAGTACACACAAGACAACAAGCAGCGAAAGTGGTGACCCTATCCAGAATGAGTTCAACACcgatttgtgacctcacacgaGAACGCACAACACTATTTGCATAACTGACATCCCAACACAGCAGGACAAGTTATTTAATAATCGCTTGGCGAACAgagaccccacccccaacaatCTGAGTGTCTGCAACTATACGATTGACTTCACTACATAACTGAAACACCCCATTGGAACTGCAATTTCTGCAAAGGCATTTAGAAAGAGCCACGGTGTTCCACCAGCCATTCCATgccacaaacaggaaatgatgccTCCTCCAACAGGAAATTACTCAGCCACTGTGGGAGGAACGGGGGACCAAAGCTCGCACTGGATCCTTGCAGCTGACACAATGCCGACTTTCActttttcatgctgaaaaactgaaaaaagaaaaaaaaaaaaaaaaagaaaaggagaactCTCTCTAGTTTTAATCTGTACTTGTGAAACTGAATCATCCCATCCCCAACTGGCACCAACTCCGGATAACCAGCAGGCCAAGGCACAGTAGCCAAATTCAGCTCAGGAAAGTTAGCATGAACCGCAAACAGTGATACGAACTCCTAGAGCCTGAGTGCAGTGTGAGATactcaaacacaaaatacacatcGCGCACAACTGTCAAAGCTACCCAGAAGGGCCGTAAAGTTGAATTCGGCATATTCCCAGCAAGAACATTTGTTTTCAGTACATTCCTGGAACATGGAGAGTTAGGACACATTTGTTCTTTCCCAGACTGAACATTCGTCCACAGCCTCCTGGATGTCCCTGTCTGCAAGTCACACGGAACACTGAAGGACAGGTCTTAGTACATTATTCGTTTTTATTAACcccttaaggcacaagccaaatcttgccaatccttgcccatttagggggtaccctatttaaagctttataactccagatgtgaacaccacaaagacttgaaaaatggcttaaaagaagcaagacatttgtacaatttacaatactaatgcagattattttatattcataattttggaagaaataaagtgccacaaatgcaattgttttgacaaaaaatcaaaaataaatctgcacttaagtttgcaatgaaatactgagagattgcatatatacaggaggttaaacaatacatgtgctaggtcaaaaacttcgaccacaagttcataaaatctaagggtggatgtgtggaactactatagatgtacgaagcaaaaactaagcagtgtacccagcgtctccaaatctatccaaaatgtctaaattatgcattgctgtaaatcacaacttattcacgtatttcactacaaatcaactgttttgactcaagaacatcactgttgcataattttcaaatgggaattacaagctttcagtcagtacagtggtctaaaatagctaggtgtccagaaacatatccaaaatctctccgaaattgaataaaatgctttttgtccattataaagcatataaatgagccccttatgagggtttaagatgaaacattgctatcagataaaaaaaattatgcaaaaatagtcacacaatgcggtacagtacctaaatgtgtaataattaactcgtgtgtatttctatactctgtactctcgtatgttttcttgtatggggatgagacaacatgaaaacaattttcaaccgtccaccacgttttggcaatattccaactctgacgtcatcactgttgcatgcttcacaaaaactattacacttccatctaacgcttacattacagtgtgaaatattcacattatataacaccactaacctatttaaagatactcaatttcaaaaataatgtatataaccaaaatattttgagcggtaatacttgcatagcaatgatgaaatcttacctatgttcagtagatggagacagagacagtatcaattatattgttctattcgcttctgttttgctccagaaaacaatgtcagctaggtctatcagcaaacatatggcttagctatgttcagaagtcctcaataataatagtattttccaagaaattacgaaatatccttgaacacgtttcgttaggtgcagcgtatttgtctgctaacagagtgaatgtgtaagtgaatgcgatgccaagaatattttctgttacgctgacctataaaacgctattccaaaagcagaattagacatgttatacatcgttagaaagcttatactctcacctactgtcaatcaagccagactgtactaaaaagggcgatgacgccgtaaacaacaggtgtggtattacgcacagctattttggaagatacccaggcgtcacagatgcgcgtatatttcccaaacggattgtccaagacaatatatgatcacgcagtctcaaaagggacatctctacacgtaaaaccaacagtaaggttttatatttattcaatatttagtcccagatattgactgtagaatgacatggtatcatttttaaaaactttttctcgtttatttcgttattcagtgagcagcgttttcactgctgtataggcatatcttagggctattgtcgggtttatctcgttggtatgacggaatacgattttttagtggtgaaagaatatttttatgaatgccaagatagacaatattgtccattatgtgttttttagatgagactgcagagagggggtgcgtcttaaatgaacgaccagagcaacaatggtggggctgcgaaactccgttttcggcatagttgtcgtgtgtcgtctactaatgaaactaaaacaacgcgtttctgtttctatctcacacgttggttgcagtagcgccgaatgtttgactttagtaatctaggcacgcgggcgtgccgaccactaggggctgtgcgctgAGAGGTTAagctatttaaatttaaaatgtgaacagtAATTCACGTTGATTCTAGCAGGAAGGTCGGTAATGTTAAATCTATCATTTCAAAACTTGTTTGGAACATATATTTGATGTGTGGCCTcctgtttttaatgaataaataaccaAATACCCACGGTCACCAGTACGTTCATATGCAAAACGCCTGGATATTCTTCAGTGACAAGGACAAATGGGCTGggacaaaaatacattcaaagtatatttcagaaatgttccGATCGGAACGTTTTATCACAAACAGACGCCAATCTAACTGGAATCTCCTCCTAGGTTCTTGAAACACTGTGTGCCTGGATGCTTAGAGTTAGTTTTTAAAGCCTccaccattttgtattttacctTCATTTGAGAATCCCACAGTTTGCATAAAGCACAGGGTCGCATTAAGctttaatgaataataaacgtGTAATACGCACTGCAGTTTACAAGCTCTGTCCAGACCCCACACCCTACAGGGACACGATTCGGTTAGGTCGGTCGGGTTGTCGCGGTTACCTGGATGCGTCTGCGCGTGCTTGCGTATCCTCCCCCAGGTGCGCTCCACCAcctggcagccaatcacaggacaGGAGTAGCCtggggagagagaagcagcgCTGTAGGGTGCACACGACCGCAGCccaatccctccctccctccctcacagccccgccccccacaagCGTCAGGTCAGACAAACTTTACTACCCCCCAAAGGAAAATCTGTCTGGGACACTAATGCTGCTGCATtacaaaaagattaaaaataaacaaatatgtgcccagcagtcacaaacacagaaacacaatgcaaaatgcacatcacatacacacacacacacacacacacacaatacaaaacaCGCGTGTCACAtacacatgacatcacacaatATGAAACACATGCAGCCACATGTAGGACCTAACTCACAAAAcaacgcacacacccacatgcccaTACACAAGACATTACACATCGCCCTCATGCAACATCACCCTCGTGACACATCATATCACCCCCACGCAAACAGAGTAGGTCCAAGTGCCACAGTGTTTACTTACACCGCAAGAAATCGATAATCCAAATAAGTCATCAGCCAGAGTGTAATCAGTGCTGGCCTAACCAAAGACCAGGAGCCTGTATCAAAGCACGGTTACCGAGTTAGCTGGGTAGCTGCATTGAATAAAACTTgtaacagctctttttacttcagccCACATTCTAGATTTGGGAGGGTtaagggttttactcagtgcagttatttgGCTAACTCAGGCTTTGTGATACAGGTCCCATGCCTTTAAGCTGTTCATTTCCATCAAGTGTTGACCAGTTTAATTCACACAGGGACAGATTAATTCTTGTACCCTGCTCCTCaaactgacccaggatcagtgaAAGGTGGTTtctttgattgattgacagttgGGCACAGGATTATAGCCCAACCATCCACCCATAGTAGGTCAACCAGCCCTGAAACACTTCACTGTCTCAGCAGAGAGCAAAGACGCCTTCCTGTGCAAGTGACAACCATAAgagcaatgcaatttcagcCCACGCATAATGGACTTCAATTGACTGCACAAGCAGAGATGTTATTTCCAGACCCTAAATGTCTCAACCTGAGGGAGAGGACATTATGCCTGATTGCAAAGAATGAAAGCAACAGCACTACTGGCCCCCATGGGCTAGATTTCAGTATCTCGGCTATAAAGGGTCACGGAGCATTGGGTCTAGTTTTAGGTGGGGCTTTTCCGAACGCCTATAAGTGTAGCTCTACCTTCTCCATGAgaagacctgggtcaaacacgtatttgttttggattcaaataattttctacgctttactgatttcgtctggtgtactggaaccaatgaaatgctctcaaaaagcgcaaaaccccgccttctgatcatattggcaggctcaattacaccaggcaagatcaacagagcacagaaaagtatttgaatccaaaacacatacatatttgacccaggtctgttcccCGAGTCACTCATAACCCATTCAGCGGCTACCCAGCCACGCGTCCACACAGTGATGCAGCAATCAGGAAAAGGCGCCCAagaaccagccaatcagactcaGAGACAGGTTTAGGGGGGCGGAGCCCTCCCGGGTCTCACCTGCGTGGGTTCTCTCGTGAGCCCTGCGAGCCACACGGGTCTCGAACTCCGCCCCGCAGCCCTCCTTCACACACCTGAAAAAGTTGGGCGCACGCGCATCACCCCGCAAATCAATTCAGCTAAAGTCAGGCTATTCCCCGGTCGTGTTCATTCGCTAAAACCAGACACCCCTTCTCGCGCGCGTCTTAAATGCCGACTCAGtttcccccccgccctcctccaaGCGCGTTAATATTTCATCTTACAATTTTCCGGAGAGCCGTCACAGATCAGTGGCATTAACACTACACACCAGACACCTGGGAGACaggtgaaaacaaataaaacaaatatttacacaaaagCCTTCAGCGTATTGAAGGCTTGAGGAAACAAACCCAAGCCGTACGGAAGAACTTCTCTGGCTACTGGAACACCTGCAACTTGCTTTTAAGAGTTTTCAGAGAGCGCTTTAGTCTAAAGCTCGTGTTAATTGCAATCAAAACCAAATTTCTGCCGTTTTCCGAAACACGAATATCTGATCAAAGTAATTTGAAGATTACCGCTCTCGGTGCAAATTTATGAGTATAAATCTCTCAGCAGCAGGCTTCATGCAAAACATTCAGTTAAGGGTCATCTTAAAAGCGCTGAACAACAAATTAAGAGTGAAGCTGCATACAAATAAGGCCGGTTTTCCCAGATTCCGTAAACACATCAGTGGCTGCAATCTTTCTCTTAGTCCTTCATTATGGTGATGCCATATATAGGCGTGCGTCAACTTCAGACCTCTGGATGCTGCCCGTCACTCAGTTCTTAGATTCATAACTCGTGACTCTTATTATGATGCACATCACTGTACCAAAATCTGGGCTGGCCTTCTCTCCATGTGAGAAGAGAGCACCACTCATTTCTCCATTTTCAAAGCTCTTTTACATAGGCCGCCATCTTATCTCGCTTCACTTCTTACATAGAGATTTAGAGCTCCTCCGACTGTATTCAAGATTGTCTTCTGCTACTGGTTCTAGCAGTAAATACAAACCGTGGATGGATTGCTTTTAGATATTGTGCTCTATCCACCTAGAATAACTTACAAACCTAAAAGCTTCATATTCTGGGCTTCATATTTAGAGCACTCATTAATGGTCTGGTTAGTTTTAATTGTGACTATGTTTAGAGATGATGCTTTCTGATATTCTGCCAATACCTGATTCTTGTCTGTTTTATGGAACtgatattttggttatatacggtCTGCCTATTTGATCGTTTTAATTTGATACTTCTTTTATTTGGAAACTCGGCACTCAACACGTCTTCTCCAGAGCGTGTATAATGGTTGGATGAAATCTAATTCCACATTCAATTCCaaaattttttcattaattgcACACACTTTCCAGATGGCTCCTGTATGGTTGTGTACATTTGTTCCTGGCGGTGCAATTATTATAACAGATGCACGGTGAAAAACAGCTTTAAGCACAGCTAAGCTAACCGAAGAGGACTACAGGCACGACTGCATTAAAGGGTTTTAAAGCCTATTTAATCACACCTCTGTTCTGATTGGGTGAATAAGAACCAAAAGAGCAAAACCTCAGATATCCAGGCCTTTAAAGCAGTATCACTCAATAAAAACCTTCAGCTTTTCCATAGATGCCACAGTTCTGCCACAACAATTACCTGAAGTTTGGAGAGACGCCATGTTCTTTCAGATGCATCTTGTACATCCTGCGTTTCCGGAACATTAGATGGCATTCTGGGTGACGACACTGAACAGTGGACAGCCAACAGGGAGGAGACAGACAAAAGTCAAGCAGAAGTGAACATCAGTATCTGATTGACAGTAAAACAGCAAACTACCCCGGAAAATATTTGCCACCGGCTATGTGTAGTCATTCAAAGAAGACAGACAATAAGGAACGTGTGTAAAGAGAGTTCAAAGGCAATCACaccataaatcatttttacagcTTATGCTGCTATAAAGATCATACACTGGGATGCGTTTAATTGGTGGAAATGATCAACGGAACGGGTTACTGCGCTTAGGAGCCAGATATGGACAAGGTATAAATTATGGTAATCTGGCTCCCTCTATTGAACAAACCTTGAAGTACGTGTCCTTGTTACCGTGGGCATACAAGACATGCCTCTTCAGTTTGCCAACGCTAAAGAAGCTGCTGGGGCAACCCGACTGAGTACATCTGAGGAGAAGCAAAAAATGTTCCACTTTAAATTATTACAGctgcaaataattaaattaaattttagttaaatttgaagaaatttgGCCACCAGATAGTAAACCCACCTGGTAGAAACAACGAGTGCTTTATATATTCAAATTGccgtttttaataaaaattccGTAATAACCATTTGAAAATCGAAATATTTACCCAAACTGCTTCGCTCCGGAGTGGCTTAAATTATGGCGGCTGAGGTGAGACCTGCGGGAAAAGCGTCGGCCACAACCCGGCTGGGGGCACTGCAAGGGTCGCTGGTGTGGAAACAGAGGCGGCGGCTGAACGGCGATTATTAGCACACAGTCCAATTGCATGTAAAAAATACTGATTAAAGCAGCACAAAAAACTAGTGTCAACATCGCACTGCTATAATAATGCGATGCGCATGGATGGATACGAAGGCACTATTTGCAAAGTCAACTAAAACAAAGTATGAATCGGCTACATACTGAACACATTGATTAACGTAGTGTCCAGTCATACGCACGATCGTGGTCTATATTAAGAATGATATATAGAGCAATTCGTTTAGGAAGCACCAATAACCATCTTCGTCCCCGACGTGGCTGCTTAATTGATGCCTACGGTTACCGCGTACATTTAGGACGGCTTACACTAGTGGAGTTGACCTACCAGTCGTAAATTACTCCCTCGCAGTTTCACAAGGCTGATTGCGAAATCAGGTCGGAGATGGTGAAGGTgacaacaaaaccaaaacaggtTTCTCCTTGTGGCCGCTATAATACTAAAGTAGTTCTTTAGGCCTACAATTTATGTCTGGCACGCGGACTTCAATGTTATTTTGCTTCCTGCATGCGATCGTGTTCCACATAGTTTAATCAGCGTTGGAGTTAATTTGACGGCAAATCAACCAATTAAAAGGACTTTGCCTTGGATCAAGACTCAGTAGGATAGCCAATTCCCGGGCAGTCTAAAGAGCGTCATAATAGACATCAACCTCGAAATtatatcaaatatattattagcCCCCGTCTCAATACAGAATGGAAACCAATTTCTTATCCGTCattacttaatttatttgagCTCGAACATGCAACAAACGATAGTAAAGCCAGTATAGTCTGTTTTCACTGTCAtatggaaaacttttttttatctgacAAATCGTTTAGGCAAAGTCTAAAAACTCTATGTCACTTAATTAAATCAACTCCACAGCAATAGTCGCGGTAAATCAAGATGAATTAAGTGCATTTTTTCGGCCTTcgattaaatatattaaatgtaatttaccGCGCCAGTATGGACCGTTTCGTGTTCTTTCAAACGCCATTCCTTGGTGAACCTGGCTCCACATTCGGCGTGAACGcagttaaataattttagaCGTGGTATCGCATCTAGTTGCCCGTGGTTTACGCTGTTCAttctcacactgctgtaaactttttttctctctttctcttcttagTCTGACCACGAGAAAGAACAATACGATTTTGTTTGACACTGTTATGTGTCCGATAGTTCACTGGGCCTTCTATCACGTGCGGGCAATAACAAATTAGTGAAAGCGAAGGAAATTGTCCTATTTAATTTCCCTTAATTATTCGAAGTTATTTTACAGACTTGTTTCAAAAGTGCAATGTAGCAGCGTAACATGCTTTTACACAAGAGTGCTTGCAAATGTCAAGATTGCGTGATACCAGAATACGATTCCTTATGTGGTCTCTAtcgaaagaaaagaaaaaaaagaaaggcctactagattatttttgttatattccAAGCTAAATCTGCTGAATTGACTGACTAACCCAGACATCGTTTTACTTTCCAAgaaggtgtctgtgtgtaagcaattaagcaattaagcGGGCCCTCTTTTATCCAGGCTGTCTAAACCTCAATGGCACACGTATAAACTGCTGCGGACTTGATTGATCGCGTCAGCACTTTCATTTGAGTTGAAACACCACACGACCAAGGGAATTTTCCATTAAAAGCATACTGATTTATAGACTAGCACACTTCTCATAAAATACACAAGTTAATCAAACACAGTGCAGGCCTTCTCGAGATTAACAGGGGAAGTCCTTTACCCTCATCAATGTCTACAGGCTGCGTAAAAGCAGTTTCCTCAGCACATACGTCCATCACACACACGATTGTACAGTAACCCAATAAAACACTCGTCAGATAAAAGTATTCTCTGGTAGTAAGTCAGGTGAAAGGCAGCCGTTTGTTCACAGTGTGGAACCTGACAATCGCTGAGCGTGTGTATTAGAAAGGGGAAACATTTCTGATAGTCCCTTTTCGATGAGAAGGCAAGTAGTCTTACAGATGTCAGTGGTTGTCTCTGTCCACCGGCGCTGTCGGACACTGGGAAGAATCCTCTTTTGCGTTAGACGTAGCTGTACCAgccagcaaacacacagcccCATCTAGTGGCCAGCCTTCTGCACAGCTTTCGTTCCGCCACCGTTTTCCAAATCAGCAATAAGGTTGAGGAGGAGCACAAAACCCTCAATGCAAGATGTGTCGAAGGGGTGCACAACTTCAGTCCTGaagtgcacgcgtgcgtgtgtgctgggTTTAGTTCCAACAACTATTCTAGCGTAACTTTGCTATACGTACCGATGTAGATTTACTCCGATAGCTATCAGAGcgcaaaaaagtgttttaaaatgcattttacagctGCAGAGGTCAgatcaaataaatgattgaggctaa
This window encodes:
- the LOC118217351 gene encoding P43 5S RNA-binding protein-like isoform X3, encoding MNSVNHGQLDAIPRLKLFNCVHAECGARFTKEWRLKEHETVHTGARPLQCPQPGCGRRFSRRSHLSRHNLSHSGAKQFRCTQSGCPSSFFSVGKLKRHVLYAHGNKDTYFKCRHPECHLMFRKRRMYKMHLKEHGVSPNFRCVKEGCGAEFETRVARRAHERTHAGYSCPVIGCQVVERTWGRIRKHAQTHPASYACSRCQASFGRREALRRHRRRHALQKPVLLCPREGCQSYFSTTFNLQHHIRKTHLQLLKHRCAYPACERAFAMRRCVSRKNRRAVWLLTGGFCCPLQESLNRHMVHHDPHGAGLKKRWRSSKKWQKRLKGGQQRPLVEEDLRRLFALRLRFPRRAKVEADLSGLFNERKIPRLVSPEVNLQQLFSLKAPGNQAPPAKV
- the LOC118217351 gene encoding P43 5S RNA-binding protein-like isoform X5, whose product is MNSVNHGQLDAIPRLKLFNCVHAECGARFTKEWRLKEHETVHTGARPLQCPQPGCGRRFSRRSHLSRHNLSHSGAKQFRCTQSGCPSSFFSVGKLKRHVLYAHGNKDTYFKCRHPECHLMFRKRRMYKMHLKEHGVSPNFRCVKEGCGAEFETRVARRAHERTHAGYSCPVIGCQVVERTWGRIRKHAQTHPASYACSRCQASFGRREALRRHRRRHALQKPVLLCPREGCQSYFSTTFNLQHHIRKTHLQLLKHRCAYPACERAFAMRESLNRHMVHHDPHGAGLKKRWRSSKKWQKRLKGGQQRPLVEEDLRRLFALRLRFPRRAKVEADLSGLFNERKIPRLVSPEVNLQQLFSLKAPGNQAPPAKV
- the LOC118217351 gene encoding P43 5S RNA-binding protein-like isoform X2, translating into MNSVNHGQLDAIPRLKLFNCVHAECGARFTKEWRLKEHETVHTGAPPPLFPHQRPLQCPQPGCGRRFSRRSHLSRHNLSHSGAKQFGCTQSGCPSSFFSVGKLKRHVLYAHGNKDTYFKCRHPECHLMFRKRRMYKMHLKEHGVSPNFRCVKEGCGAEFETRVARRAHERTHAGYSCPVIGCQVVERTWGRIRKHAQTHPASYACSRCQASFGRREALRRHRRRHALQKPVLLCPREGCQSYFSTTFNLQHHIRKTHLQLLKHRCAYPACERAFAMRRCVSRKNRRAVWLLTGGFCCPLQESLNRHMVHHDPHGAGLKKRWRSSKKWQKRLKGGQQRPLVEEDLRRLFALRLRFPRRAKVEADLSGLFNERKIPRLVSPEVNLQQLFSLKAPGNQAPPAKV
- the LOC118217351 gene encoding P43 5S RNA-binding protein-like isoform X4 encodes the protein MNSVNHGQLDAIPRLKLFNCVHAECGARFTKEWRLKEHETVHTGAPPPLFPHQRPLQCPQPGCGRRFSRRSHLSRHNLSHSGAKQFRCTQSGCPSSFFSVGKLKRHVLYAHGNKDTYFKCRHPECHLMFRKRRMYKMHLKEHGVSPNFRCVKEGCGAEFETRVARRAHERTHAGYSCPVIGCQVVERTWGRIRKHAQTHPASYACSRCQASFGRREALRRHRRRHALQKPVLLCPREGCQSYFSTTFNLQHHIRKTHLQLLKHRCAYPACERAFAMRESLNRHMVHHDPHGAGLKKRWRSSKKWQKRLKGGQQRPLVEEDLRRLFALRLRFPRRAKVEADLSGLFNERKIPRLVSPEVNLQQLFSLKAPGNQAPPAKV
- the LOC118217351 gene encoding P43 5S RNA-binding protein-like isoform X1, with protein sequence MNSVNHGQLDAIPRLKLFNCVHAECGARFTKEWRLKEHETVHTGAPPPLFPHQRPLQCPQPGCGRRFSRRSHLSRHNLSHSGAKQFRCTQSGCPSSFFSVGKLKRHVLYAHGNKDTYFKCRHPECHLMFRKRRMYKMHLKEHGVSPNFRCVKEGCGAEFETRVARRAHERTHAGYSCPVIGCQVVERTWGRIRKHAQTHPASYACSRCQASFGRREALRRHRRRHALQKPVLLCPREGCQSYFSTTFNLQHHIRKTHLQLLKHRCAYPACERAFAMRRCVSRKNRRAVWLLTGGFCCPLQESLNRHMVHHDPHGAGLKKRWRSSKKWQKRLKGGQQRPLVEEDLRRLFALRLRFPRRAKVEADLSGLFNERKIPRLVSPEVNLQQLFSLKAPGNQAPPAKV